The nucleotide sequence TCCCGTTCAAGAACGTCTTCACCGGGCTCGAAAGCCCGCCAGCGCCGCGCGCCGCCAGCAGTCAGAAGTGCGTGCGCGCGGGCGGTAAGCACAACGATCTCGACAACGTCGGCTACACCGCGCGCCATCTGACGTTCTTCGAGATGCTCGGCAATTTCAGCTTCGGCGACTATTTCAAGGAACGCGCCATCGAGCTGGCGTGGAACCTGGTCACGCGCGAGTTGGGGCTCGACAGGGACCGGCTGTTGGTCACGGTCTATCACACCGACGATCAGGCGCACGACCTGTGGCGCAAGGTCGCCGGGCTGCCCGATGAGCGGATCATTCGCATCGCCACCAAGGACAACTTCTGGGCGGCGGGTCCCGACGGTCCCTGCGGCCCCTGCTCGGAAATCTTCTACGATTACGGTCCCTCGGTCGCCGGCGGTCCGCCGGGCTCTCGGGACGAGGACGGCGATCGCTTCGTCGAGATCTGGAACCTGGTCTTCATGCAGCACGTCCAGGCGAACGACGTGATTGTCGGCGATCTGCCCCACCCGAGCATCGACACCGGCATGGGACTGGAGCGCATCGCCAGCGTCATGCAAGGCCAGCACAACGTCTTCGAGACCGACACTTTCCGTGCCCTGATCGAGGCGAGCGAGTCGCTCCTGGGCACGCCCGCCGATGCCGAGACGATCGCCAGCCACCGCGTCATCGCCGACCATTTGCGTTCGACCAGTTTCCTGATGGCCGACGGCGTGCTGCCTTCGAACGAAGGGCGCGGCTACGTCTTGCGGCGGATCATGCGCCGGGCCATGCGCCATGCCCATTTGCTCGGGGCCAAGGATCCGCTGATGCACCGGCTCGTGCCCGCGCTCGTCACCGAGATGGGCGCACACTATCCCGAGCTCGGCCGTGCCCGCGCGCTGATCCAGGAGACGCTGGAGCGCGAGGAGACGCGGTTCCGGCAGACGCTCGACAAGGGCCTGCGCTTGCTCGACGAGGAAACCGCGGGTCTGGCCGAAGGCGGGGAGTTGCCCGGCGAAACCGCCTTCAAGCTCTACGACACGTACGGCTTCCCTTACGACCTGACCGAGGACGCTTTGCGCGAACGCGGCATCGGCGTCGACAAGGCCGGTTTCGACGAAGCCATGGCTCGCCAGAAGTCCGCTGCGCGCGCCGCCTGGAAGGGGTCCGGCGCTGCCGCCGATGACGAGATCTGGTTCGACATCGTGGAGCGCGAGGGATCGAGCGAATTTACCGGCTACACCTCGACGGAAGGCCAGGGCCGGGTGGTTGCGCTGGTCGTCGACGGAAAGGAAGTCGGACTGGCGCAACCCGGGCAGGACGTCGTCGTGCTGACCAACCAGACGCCCTTCTACGGCGAAAGCGGCGGCCAGAGCGGCGACGCCGGGCGGATTACGGGGGCGAGCGACCTGTCGATCACCGTCACGGATACCTCCAAGCCGCTCGGCCGCCTCCATGCCATGCACGGGCGCGTCGACAGCGGCACGATCGCCGTGGGCGACACCGTCAACCTCGCCGTCGATGGGGCGCGCCGCGACCGCATCCGCGCGAACCATTCCGCCACCCACCTGCTCCACGCGGCGTTGCGCAACGCGCTCGGCGAGCACGTGACGCAGAAGGGCTCGCTCGTCGCGGAGGACCGCCTGCGGTTCGATTTCTCGCATCCCAAGGCGCTGACCGCCGAGGAAATCGCCGCGGTCGAGGCCGAGGTGAATGCGGAGATCCGCCACAACGAAACGGTGGGCACTCGGCTGATGAGCCCCGACGAGGCGATCGAGGCCGGGGCGATGGCCCTGTTCGGTGAGAAGTACGGCGAGGAAGTGCGCGTACTGTCGATGGGGCGCAGCGACTGGAACGGCACCGGAAAGAGCTATTCGGTCGAACTGTGCGGCGGCACCCACGTACGCGCCACCGGCGACATCGGGTTGTTTCGCATAATCTCGGAAAGTGCCGTTTCCTCGGGCGTGCGGCGCATCGAGGCTCTTACAGGCGAGGCGGCGCGGCAGTGGGTCGTCGGCCGCGAAGATGCGCTCAAAGCTCTCGCCGCAACGCTCAAGACTGCGCCCGACGAGGTCGAGGCGCGCGTCGCGGCGCTCATCGATGAGCGCCGCAAGCTCGAGCGCGAATTGGCCGAGGCGAAGAAGGCGCTCGCGCTCGGGGGCGGCGGCAAGTCCGCCCCCTCCGCCGACGAGGAAATCGCCGGAGTGAAGTTCTCCGGCCAAGTGCTCGACGGGATGAACCCCAAGGAACTGCGCGGCCTGCTCGACGAGGCCAAGCAGCGCATGGGATCGGGCGTTGCGGCAATCGTCGCAGTCAACGAGGGACGGGCCGCGTTCGCCGTCGGCGTGACGGACGACCTGACCACTCGTCTCGACGCGGTTGCGCTGGTCCAGGCTGGCGTTGCGGCGCTAGGGGGCAAGGGCGGTGGCGGCCGGCCCGACATGGCGCAAGGCGGCGGACCCGACGGCGACAAAGCCGAAGCGGCCCTCGCCGCGGTGCGTGAGGCGCTGGCTCGCGAAACGGTCTAGGGCGGGGGGCCTAGCGCGCGCCTTTGCTGGCGCGGCGGCGGTCGCCGGCGGAACCGCGGGCGACGTCATCGCCGCCCGGCTTGTCGCCGGTGCGCTGCGGGCCCTTGATCGAGCCCTGGTTTGCATCGGTTTGGTTCTGCGGCTTCTTGTCGGGTGTGGCGCTGGGGTTCTGGCGTGCGTCGGTCATGTCGAATCTCCTTTGCCCGACCAACGGATCAGGCCCGCGATGGGTCCATGGCCCGCGCAAATCGCCTCCTTGCCGCTCGGGGCAAACCTATTCGGACTTTCAGTGCGGAATCTTCCCCAGGACCGTGGTT is from Croceibacterium aestuarii and encodes:
- the alaS gene encoding alanine--tRNA ligase, translated to MQSTNDIRRAFLDYFAGNEHYIAPSAPLVPYNDPTLMFVAAGMVPFKNVFTGLESPPAPRAASSQKCVRAGGKHNDLDNVGYTARHLTFFEMLGNFSFGDYFKERAIELAWNLVTRELGLDRDRLLVTVYHTDDQAHDLWRKVAGLPDERIIRIATKDNFWAAGPDGPCGPCSEIFYDYGPSVAGGPPGSRDEDGDRFVEIWNLVFMQHVQANDVIVGDLPHPSIDTGMGLERIASVMQGQHNVFETDTFRALIEASESLLGTPADAETIASHRVIADHLRSTSFLMADGVLPSNEGRGYVLRRIMRRAMRHAHLLGAKDPLMHRLVPALVTEMGAHYPELGRARALIQETLEREETRFRQTLDKGLRLLDEETAGLAEGGELPGETAFKLYDTYGFPYDLTEDALRERGIGVDKAGFDEAMARQKSAARAAWKGSGAAADDEIWFDIVEREGSSEFTGYTSTEGQGRVVALVVDGKEVGLAQPGQDVVVLTNQTPFYGESGGQSGDAGRITGASDLSITVTDTSKPLGRLHAMHGRVDSGTIAVGDTVNLAVDGARRDRIRANHSATHLLHAALRNALGEHVTQKGSLVAEDRLRFDFSHPKALTAEEIAAVEAEVNAEIRHNETVGTRLMSPDEAIEAGAMALFGEKYGEEVRVLSMGRSDWNGTGKSYSVELCGGTHVRATGDIGLFRIISESAVSSGVRRIEALTGEAARQWVVGREDALKALAATLKTAPDEVEARVAALIDERRKLERELAEAKKALALGGGGKSAPSADEEIAGVKFSGQVLDGMNPKELRGLLDEAKQRMGSGVAAIVAVNEGRAAFAVGVTDDLTTRLDAVALVQAGVAALGGKGGGGRPDMAQGGGPDGDKAEAALAAVREALARETV